The following DNA comes from Flavisolibacter ginsenosidimutans.
CGAGGATAAAGAAAGAATATAATGATCCTTATAATCCTGTATTAATCAACCGGGTTGTTTTACTGCCGCTTCCTTCTTACATCATTCAGCCGTTGAAAAAAATGGTCAGTGGTAACCCAAACATAAAACTGGTGAACCGCCCCGAAGAAGCCGACTATGTTTTGTACCTGAATTATGCAAACGTAAGTCTCGGAACTTCGAAAGGATTTATTTTTTATTATCATCCGCCGCTGAACAACAAAAACGTTAACGCTACTGTGTTCTCAGCAGACAATGTAACGGTGTCAACACTCTCATTCGCTGGAACGCAACTACAGTCTTTCTGCGAAAAATTGTACGTGTTGACGAAGAGCATAACGGTGTACCACAAGTACGTGTGGTTGTACGGCAAGAAAAAATAGCCGCTGCGGCAAAAAGCTTTCAGGCATCTGCAAAAAGAATTCGGTAAATTAGGGAAAGCCAATCTTCATGCGCAAAACATCCCTCCTTGTTTTGGGCTTTCAGCTTTTTTCCATAGCGCTGCAGGCACAAAACAAATACGCTGTTATTGTTGGCATCAACGATTATTACCAAAGCCCGGGTGTAATGCATCCAAGCAGCTTACACGGCTGCGTGAACGATGCAAGAGCAGTCGAAGAACTCTTACTGAATCGCTTTGGATTTAAGCAATCCAATATCTACACCTTGTTTGATTCGGCAAGCACAAGACCTGCTGTTCTCCATTTAATGCGCAGCGTATTGAGCAAGGCAACGAAGGGCGATGCTTTTGTGTTTTATTATTCCGGACACGGCGCCTGGATGAAGAACGAAATGGAACTTGATTCCTTAAAGCGGCAAATGAGCCAGGCGATGGTGATGAGCGACTTGTATGCGCCGGGCCTGGGTTGCTTGTTGACCGACGAAGACCTGAAAACGGTTTTCAACGAGTTCGTGGATAAAAAAATTATCACCACTGCTTTGCTCGACTGCTGCTACAGTGGTTTTTTGTTGGCTGCGCCGCCACCGCCCGCATACTGGTGGCCAACACCGCGGCAAGGGCAACAGAAATCCATGAGCCTTGGCGATATTTCTTACACCCCTGACCTTAAAGAACCGATTGGCTGTCCAGTGAATTCGCCTGAAGGGACACTTACCGATACAGACGGTGACGGCGTGCCCGATTGCCGCGACTGGGAAATAGCCTCCCTTCCCGGTGTGCCGGTGGATTCGTTAGGTGTGGCGAAAGAATTTATCGGTGCAGAAGAATACATCATGCAAACCAAAACGGATCCCCGCTTTGTGGGTTATACCGCCAATTCTTCGCTCGTTGGAACCGAAAGCCGGGCCTTTAATTTGAGAGATGCGCTCACGGTAAACTTTGCACCCAAGGCGGAACGTCCGGCCGACCGGAAAGGCAGCGCTTTTATTTCGCTTGCCGCGTCAAGCCAATACCAGAAAGCCGCGGAAATAACGGACGAAAACGGCATTCGTCACGGCGCTTTTACAAAAGCCCTGCTCAGCATCTACCAAAGCAATTCTTCGGCTTTACCGGTTTCGGATTTGATGGCAAAACTTACGTCCACCTTAAAAGAACAGCATTATGAACAGGAGCCAACTTTTCTTTTTGAGAAAAGCCGGCTAAAAGGAAATTTAATCGGCACGAACGGCAAAAGTTTTTCGAACACCGTTGCGTTAAAATGCACAGCGGTTGCAAACGGAAAACTAACGCTTGATAAAGGCCTTTACGCAGGCATTGCAAAAGGCAATGTTTTGAGAAGTGCGACCGGCAATAAAACCCTCACCGTTGACAGTGCAACCGCAACCGAATCCATCGCTACCGATAAGAGTGGCGCTGTTCAAAAAGGAACGATATTCCGCGTGGTTGACGGCTACACGTCTTCCGCGCCGCTGGCAAAAATCTACATACCTGAAGTGGCTTTTACACAAAAAACCTTTGCCGCTTTTTTTCAAAAAAGGATCAACCCCGTTGTGGCGCAAAGCACTTACGCAGATTATTACGAGCCTGCTTTTATGCGTCCGCAAACCGTGCACATTTACACAGGCGCAAACAAATACCTTGTGCAAAACAGCACAGACGTTTCTCCGGAAATGCGTTGGATTGATACCCTGGTTCTTCTTCCTTTGCCTTCCTTCGTTACGAAAGCATTGAAGAAAAAACTGGAAAAAAACCAGAACATAAAACTTGTGAAAACTGTGGCGGAAGCGGATTATGTTTTATTCCTGAACTATACAAAGAAGAGGAATGATAACCCTTCCGGTTTTGTTTTTTATTACCATCCGCCGCTTGCAGAAATGCCCTGGCCAATTTTCTCAAGCGAATATTTATTCAAACCGGCACTTCCCTCTGACGGAAAAGGAATTCGGGAACTTTCCGAAAAACTGTATGCCCTCGCGGTGAAAATGCTCCGCTACAGCACAGGAGATGTGTGGATGAACGAGCAGCCAAAGAAATCAACCGCTGTCATTCGTTGAGTTTTTAAAACTAAATTTTACCGGCCATCAATTTCCTGTGCCAGGTTAAAGCAATCTTTATGCACAAGGCTTTAAAACTAATCGTTGCTGTCTGCTGTCTTTGCCAAACATTCGTTCACGCACAAAACCAATACGCGGTTCTTGTTGGCATTAACGACTATTACCAGGCTCCCGGCGTAAAGCACGAGCACAGCCTGCACGGTTGTGTGAACGACGCCAATTCGATAAGAGAATTGTTGTTGAATCGTTTTGGCTTTAAACGCTCCAACATTGACAGCCTGTACGATTCCAGCGCCACCAAAGCAAATCTTTTAAAGGCCTTTCACCGGTCGCTTGCCAAATGCCGCGAGGGCGATGCCTTCGTGTTTTATTATTCGGGCCACGGCGCCTGGATGACAAATCCTTATCAAACCGACTCGGTGAAACGAAGAATGAGTCAGGGCATGGTGATGAGCAATCTATATGCGCCAAACTTGGAATGTCTTTTTACTGATGAAGACATCAAAACCGTTTTCAATCTTTTTGTTGACAAGAAAGTAAAAGTGACGGCCATTTTTGATTGTTGTTTCAGCGGTCTTTTGCCGGCCGGTTGGACCTCAGATTATTGGATGGCGTTTCCGCCACCACCGGAAGAAAAATCAATGAGTTTGGGGAACATCACCTACCGTACCGAAAAGAAAAAACCTGTCGGTTGCCGCGTAGACAGCTTAGGACGAACGCTTGATACATTGGATACTGACGGTGATGGCGTACCCGATTGCCGCGACTGGGAAATAGCCTCTTTACCAAACGTGCCGGTGGATTCGCTGGGAGTAATGATGCAAACAATCAGCGCTGAAGATTACATTAAGCGAACCAGCAACGATCCACGCTTTACAAAACTTTCATCCGATTCTTCGGGCTTTGCATTGGCCGTGAATAATGACCGTGCGTTTAATTTAAGCGATGCGCTTACGGTGACTTATCGCCCTCTTGCCAAACGTCCTTTTGAACGGGCGAACAGCGGTTTTCTTTCTTTGTCCGCCGCATCCGACATTGAACTGGCTGCGGAAATAACCGATGAAGCAGGATTGAGACACGGCGCTTTCACCAAGGCTTTACTCTCGCTTTACAAAAACAATTCTTCCGCTTTGCCCGTTGCCGATCTGCTTTCGAAAATCACAGACCTTATGCAGAAGCAAGGCTATGCGCAGCATCCCACGTATCATTACGAAAGAAGCCGGTTGACCGGGAACCTGGTCGGCGTTGAACAAACAAAACTTTCCAACACCGTTACCGCAAAATGCGTTTCGGTAAAAAACGGTATTGTCACGCTTGACAAAGGATTGTACGCCGGTATTGCAAAAGGAAATTTGTTGAAGAACACAAGCGTTGGCAATGTAACGCTGCAAGTGACGGATGCAACCGCCAACACGGCCACAGCTTTCGACAAGAACAGCCGCACCAGGGCAGGCGCGGTGTTTCAACTTGTCAGTCGCAATTCGGTATCGGCTCCGTTGGTAAAGCTTTACATACCTCAGGTTTCTTTATCACAGCCTGCTTTTAAAACCTTTCTGCATAAAATAATAATTCCGCTCAGCTTGCGAAAAGATTATGCCGATTATCATTATTCACACCTGTCAGCAGCCGGTGACGTTATTGTATTAACCGGCACAAAAACGTATAAGAAATATAGCAATCCAACCCAGGTGGATGACGCCAGTAAGCCCTACACCATTGTGCTGCTTCCATTGCCTTCCTATCTCACAAGGCCGTTGAAAAAAATGATTGCAAAAAACCAAAGCATTCAATTGGTAAACCGTGTTGACCAGGCGGATTATGTTTTGTTTTTGAATTACGTTAAAGAAAGAGAAGGACAGCCAGCGGGCTTTGTTTTTTATTATCATCCGCCGATCGAAGAACACAGTTGGGCTGTTTTTTCCCGGGATCACCTGGAAGTAAAACCGCCGGAAGTTTTTGCGAAATCATTGCAGGCGCTTACGCAAAAATTATATGAGTTGAGCACCGAAACTGTCCGTTACAAATCAACCAACTGGATCAACGAAAATTAATTGCTCGACAGTTCGTGCATAAAGAAAGCCTGCGTTATGTCACAGGCTTTTTCATCAATTGTGAGAGTTGCTTAATCCCGTTTTTGCAGAACATTCTTCTGAGACGCCCATTTCTTTTGCCAGGCAGGATAAGCGTTCAAAACTTTTTGCGGCGCATACGTGTACCAACCGTAACCATCCCTGCGTTCGCGGTCCACTTCGGCGAGTGAATAAACCACTTTGCTGTCGCGGTTGCAAAACAGTGGCCGGTGCGTTTTTAGTTCGTAGTACCGCGTCCAAATGGGCGGCGCCGTTTCATCTTCAACCACTATGCGATCGGCAGTGGAAACACGATAAGGCGTTTGCAGCGGCGGTGCCTGCACAACCTTCACTTTCGTGTGCAAAATTTTCGATGCATCAAACCAGGCCACCGCGTTTTGAACGGCGTTGATAATTTGTTTCCCGGGTTTGTCAATGCTCATCAAAAACAAAACAATCTCGCTGCTTTCGCCGTTGCAAATGCTTGGCGGTTCAAACTTGCGTGCCCACGTAGGTTGCAGCGTCACCTCGTCGTGTTGCTGGCACCAGGCCGTAAGTTTTCCGTCGTCATTGATCTGCGTTTTCAAAATGCAATCAATTCCTTTCACATAAGCCGCTTCAATTTTTTTGCGGTGCGCATCGTCCACAAACAAGTAGTCTTTCCTTTTGTCAACAATGTCTTTTAACACTTGCATGATGCCCATCATGGCGCCGTCGTTATAGGTAATGTGCCGGCTGTAATTTTCTTCCAAAGGATAATATTGCGGCCAGCCGCCGTTGGCGTATTGCGCCGATAATATAAAATCCAGCCCTTTCAAGGCCGCCTCGCCGTATTTGGCAACGCCGGTAGCGGTGTAAACCTGCGCCAGTGCGGCAATGTGAGTATAAGTGGTGCCGTTGTCGAAGGTTGTATTTAGAATTGATTTTGCTTTTATTAAACTGTCTTTTTGCTCCGGCGCAAGAATGGCAAAGATGTCGTAGTTCTTTGGCCAGCCGCCGTTGCCTTTCTGGTACAAGAGAATGTTATCGGCAACAGCGGTCAACTCGGTTGGTTTATAACGCGGCTGGTTCGGTTTTGGAAAGATGACGTTTGTTTTTTCTGCAATCCCGTACCAGTGTCGCGAAGCATCGCCGAAAGGTTCGGGATCAATTTGCACCGAAGCGGCGCTTTGTGTGTTTTGTGCAAACAGCGGTACATATACCGAAGCCGTTATCAAAAAGCAACCGGCAGCTTTTAAAAGCAAACTGCGACGGCGGAAAATTTTTACCATAAACAACAAAATTGCAAGAAGAATTTATAAGGCTTCAATATACGCCGCCATCTTCTGGCGGGTATCCTGATCTGGCAGGCTTCCTTCGCCAGCCTGCAGATTTTGCATCGCATGATTAACGTTTCCTGTTGCCGGAATGACGCAGGTAACGGCGGGATGCGAAAGAATAAACTTCAAAAAATAAGCGCCCCAGTTGTCAATGCCCAATTCTGCTGCCCACGGCGGCAAGGGTTTGTCTGCTACTTTTCGAAAAAGGCTTCCTTCGCCAAAGGGTCGGTTGATTAAAGTAGCAACGCCTCTTTCGGCGCACAAGGGAAGCAAAAACTTTTCGGCGTGCCGCGAAAGAACGGAATAATTGAACTGTACGAAATCAACCGACTCTTTTCTTATCACGTTCGCAAGGGCTTCGTGGCTGCCGTCCAGGTAATGCGTGATGCCGATGTAACGCAACTTGCCTTCGTCTTTCAACTTGCGCAAATAGGAGAGATGCGTTTGCCAGTCAAGCAGGTTGTGTATCTGAACAAGGTCCATCACTTCCCGCTTCATTAAACGATAGGAATTTTTGATTTGTTTTTTGCCCGCTTCAGCGCCTTGCGTCCAAACTTTTGTGGCGTAAAAAAAATCGTTTTGTTCGGGCATTGCAGCGGTGACGTTGCCCACAACCTCTTCGGCGCAGCCGTACATGGGAGAAGAATCAATCAGCCTTGCGCCGGCTTTGTGCATTGCTATTAAAACATCTTTCAAGGAAGCATAACGCGAAGCGTCAACGTCGAAAGTTTGCCAGGTGCCGAGGCCAATTACAGGAAGCGCTTCGCTTGAAGAAGGAATGTTGCGGGTGAGCATGGCCTAAAGTTAGGAACGGGATTTCGCCTGAAGTCATTGATGGCACAGCACATCAGCAGAACCTGAATGTTGCGGCAGCGAAGGACTTAGGTAAGGAATGCCAAGATTCAATCCACGCAACACCAGCAACACAGCCATGCAGGCAAGAAAGAAAGGAACCGCTTTGCGAAAATTCAACCGCATTTTCTGGTTGACAAATGAGCCAAAAAATGCAACAGTCAACATTGCCGGGAACGTACCTGCGCCAAAGGCAGCCATAAACAAACTGCCTTTGATAAGGCTACCGGTGAGAAATGAAGACGTAAGCGCAAGGTAGATCATGCCGCAGGGCAGAAGGCCGTTGAGCAAGCCAATGCCAAAGAGTGATTGATTGGTTGGCGTTGAAAGAAGTTTACCAAGTCCCTTGCGAAGCACCAGAAAGAAACTTTGAGCCGGAGGGGTTTTTCCAAATCTTTTTTTTGTGTCCGAAGGCAGCAACAGGTAAAGCAAAATGGCTGCTCCAAAAACAACGGAGACGGTGCTTTGCGCTTTCGGTGTAATGAGAAAGCCACCGGCCAAACCCAGCACAAGACCAAGCCATGAGTACGTAACAATGCGGCCAAGATTGTAAAGCAAAGCGCCGTGCAAACGGCCATTGGTGCTTCTTGCTCCCATTGGCAAAGAGAGCGCAATGGGGCCACACATGCCGATGCAGTGAAGACTGCCAACCGCGCCCATCGCAAAAGCGATCCCGATAATTTGCAAAACATTCATGAGGCCTTAAAAAAAGATTTTTTGTTCCTGAAAGAAACGCTTGCCCTCGCTTTGCCAGGAAAGTTTTACTTCGTAGGAGCCGGAAAGATCTTTGTCCAAATTCAATTCATAAAAAGCCTGCGCGGTTGAAAATTTTTTGCGAATGTCTTTTGATGCATCAGAAGGGCGGTATAAATAAATTTCGCCTTCAACGGTTTTGTTTGCAAACTCTTTTGGCAATTGAACGCTGACGGTGTTAACCGTGTGCTGAATCTTTGGCGCTTCGGAAAGTTGTGCCACATGACTCTTTTGGTCAATCACGTCCTGGTATTTTAATTCGGCTTCGTAATAGTTCTCGGTTACCAAATCAAAATTTTGATGACTGGCTTTATAGGCCAGGAACAGAATGCCCAAGGCAAACGTTGTGTACGCCATAAAAATTTTATATCCCCAACTAATGCGCATAAAAAGTTTTAAGTTCTAAGTTTTAGGTTTTAAGTTTTCTAACAGCGCAGTTATTCTTTCTCTGTTTCTATTGCATGCTGCCAACTGCTAACTGCCAGCTTTTCTCATTCTTCTGGTCCCATAAAAGTAGTCTCGGCGGTTTCGATGCGTTTATGACCCTGGTACACACCGATCCTGATTTTTGTTTTGCGGTGCTCGACGTTGGCCGCTTTTACTTTCACAAAAAACGGCGATTGGAAATATGACTC
Coding sequences within:
- a CDS encoding FixH family protein, producing MRISWGYKIFMAYTTFALGILFLAYKASHQNFDLVTENYYEAELKYQDVIDQKSHVAQLSEAPKIQHTVNTVSVQLPKEFANKTVEGEIYLYRPSDASKDIRKKFSTAQAFYELNLDKDLSGSYEVKLSWQSEGKRFFQEQKIFF
- a CDS encoding aldo/keto reductase, encoding MLTRNIPSSSEALPVIGLGTWQTFDVDASRYASLKDVLIAMHKAGARLIDSSPMYGCAEEVVGNVTAAMPEQNDFFYATKVWTQGAEAGKKQIKNSYRLMKREVMDLVQIHNLLDWQTHLSYLRKLKDEGKLRYIGITHYLDGSHEALANVIRKESVDFVQFNYSVLSRHAEKFLLPLCAERGVATLINRPFGEGSLFRKVADKPLPPWAAELGIDNWGAYFLKFILSHPAVTCVIPATGNVNHAMQNLQAGEGSLPDQDTRQKMAAYIEAL
- a CDS encoding caspase family protein, whose product is MRKTSLLVLGFQLFSIALQAQNKYAVIVGINDYYQSPGVMHPSSLHGCVNDARAVEELLLNRFGFKQSNIYTLFDSASTRPAVLHLMRSVLSKATKGDAFVFYYSGHGAWMKNEMELDSLKRQMSQAMVMSDLYAPGLGCLLTDEDLKTVFNEFVDKKIITTALLDCCYSGFLLAAPPPPAYWWPTPRQGQQKSMSLGDISYTPDLKEPIGCPVNSPEGTLTDTDGDGVPDCRDWEIASLPGVPVDSLGVAKEFIGAEEYIMQTKTDPRFVGYTANSSLVGTESRAFNLRDALTVNFAPKAERPADRKGSAFISLAASSQYQKAAEITDENGIRHGAFTKALLSIYQSNSSALPVSDLMAKLTSTLKEQHYEQEPTFLFEKSRLKGNLIGTNGKSFSNTVALKCTAVANGKLTLDKGLYAGIAKGNVLRSATGNKTLTVDSATATESIATDKSGAVQKGTIFRVVDGYTSSAPLAKIYIPEVAFTQKTFAAFFQKRINPVVAQSTYADYYEPAFMRPQTVHIYTGANKYLVQNSTDVSPEMRWIDTLVLLPLPSFVTKALKKKLEKNQNIKLVKTVAEADYVLFLNYTKKRNDNPSGFVFYYHPPLAEMPWPIFSSEYLFKPALPSDGKGIRELSEKLYALAVKMLRYSTGDVWMNEQPKKSTAVIR
- the pelA gene encoding pectate lyase, whose protein sequence is MVKIFRRRSLLLKAAGCFLITASVYVPLFAQNTQSAASVQIDPEPFGDASRHWYGIAEKTNVIFPKPNQPRYKPTELTAVADNILLYQKGNGGWPKNYDIFAILAPEQKDSLIKAKSILNTTFDNGTTYTHIAALAQVYTATGVAKYGEAALKGLDFILSAQYANGGWPQYYPLEENYSRHITYNDGAMMGIMQVLKDIVDKRKDYLFVDDAHRKKIEAAYVKGIDCILKTQINDDGKLTAWCQQHDEVTLQPTWARKFEPPSICNGESSEIVLFLMSIDKPGKQIINAVQNAVAWFDASKILHTKVKVVQAPPLQTPYRVSTADRIVVEDETAPPIWTRYYELKTHRPLFCNRDSKVVYSLAEVDRERRDGYGWYTYAPQKVLNAYPAWQKKWASQKNVLQKRD
- a CDS encoding caspase family protein, translated to MHKALKLIVAVCCLCQTFVHAQNQYAVLVGINDYYQAPGVKHEHSLHGCVNDANSIRELLLNRFGFKRSNIDSLYDSSATKANLLKAFHRSLAKCREGDAFVFYYSGHGAWMTNPYQTDSVKRRMSQGMVMSNLYAPNLECLFTDEDIKTVFNLFVDKKVKVTAIFDCCFSGLLPAGWTSDYWMAFPPPPEEKSMSLGNITYRTEKKKPVGCRVDSLGRTLDTLDTDGDGVPDCRDWEIASLPNVPVDSLGVMMQTISAEDYIKRTSNDPRFTKLSSDSSGFALAVNNDRAFNLSDALTVTYRPLAKRPFERANSGFLSLSAASDIELAAEITDEAGLRHGAFTKALLSLYKNNSSALPVADLLSKITDLMQKQGYAQHPTYHYERSRLTGNLVGVEQTKLSNTVTAKCVSVKNGIVTLDKGLYAGIAKGNLLKNTSVGNVTLQVTDATANTATAFDKNSRTRAGAVFQLVSRNSVSAPLVKLYIPQVSLSQPAFKTFLHKIIIPLSLRKDYADYHYSHLSAAGDVIVLTGTKTYKKYSNPTQVDDASKPYTIVLLPLPSYLTRPLKKMIAKNQSIQLVNRVDQADYVLFLNYVKEREGQPAGFVFYYHPPIEEHSWAVFSRDHLEVKPPEVFAKSLQALTQKLYELSTETVRYKSTNWINEN
- a CDS encoding sulfite exporter TauE/SafE family protein — its product is MNVLQIIGIAFAMGAVGSLHCIGMCGPIALSLPMGARSTNGRLHGALLYNLGRIVTYSWLGLVLGLAGGFLITPKAQSTVSVVFGAAILLYLLLPSDTKKRFGKTPPAQSFFLVLRKGLGKLLSTPTNQSLFGIGLLNGLLPCGMIYLALTSSFLTGSLIKGSLFMAAFGAGTFPAMLTVAFFGSFVNQKMRLNFRKAVPFFLACMAVLLVLRGLNLGIPYLSPSLPQHSGSADVLCHQ